From the genome of Elusimicrobiota bacterium, one region includes:
- the mnmA gene encoding tRNA 2-thiouridine(34) synthase MnmA, giving the protein MKKKVLVLMSGGVDSSVAACILKKSGYEVIGCTMRLFLCRYVSAERQCCSPEDIVIAKRTAEQLGIKHYIVDRRKIFGKYVIENFVSEYLRGRTPNPCIVCNMKIKFDKMLEFAKGLGCNFIATGHYARIGKKSEVGSWKSEVYVLKKGIDKTKDQSYFLYGLTQKNLPHILFPLGNYKKTEIRKLANELMLKSANKKESQEICFVGNADYRRSLKHRLTQIKPQINTDIKPGKIVDIFGKVVGMHKGIPYYTIGQRQGLGISVGYPTYVVKIDAEKNQITVGRKEELLGKEFLVQDISWTVSQPNKSPIIADVRIRYKHKESKAKIFLQKNNTAKIVFYKPQLSITPGQSAVFYKKDIVLGGGIIKAVISD; this is encoded by the coding sequence GTGAAAAAGAAAGTGCTTGTTTTAATGTCAGGTGGTGTTGATTCATCAGTTGCTGCCTGTATTCTGAAAAAATCCGGCTATGAAGTCATTGGCTGCACAATGCGGCTTTTTTTGTGTCGGTATGTATCGGCTGAACGACAATGTTGTTCACCTGAAGATATTGTTATTGCTAAAAGGACTGCCGAGCAACTCGGGATAAAACATTATATTGTGGACAGAAGAAAGATTTTTGGAAAGTATGTTATTGAAAATTTTGTCTCTGAATATCTCAGAGGCAGGACACCTAATCCGTGTATTGTCTGCAATATGAAAATAAAATTTGACAAAATGCTTGAATTTGCGAAAGGGCTTGGTTGTAATTTTATAGCAACAGGACATTATGCAAGAATAGGGAAAAAGTCAGAAGTCGGAAGTTGGAAGTCGGAAGTATATGTATTGAAAAAGGGAATTGATAAGACAAAAGACCAGTCGTATTTTTTATACGGACTTACACAAAAAAATCTTCCACATATTTTATTCCCATTAGGTAATTACAAAAAAACTGAGATTAGAAAATTAGCTAATGAGTTAATGTTAAAATCTGCTAATAAAAAGGAAAGTCAGGAGATATGCTTTGTGGGGAACGCAGATTACCGCAGATCTTTGAAACACAGATTAACACAGATAAAACCACAGATTAACACAGATATAAAACCAGGAAAAATTGTGGATATTTTTGGAAAGGTTGTAGGAATGCACAAAGGAATTCCATATTATACAATCGGACAGCGACAAGGACTTGGGATTTCAGTTGGTTATCCGACGTATGTTGTCAAGATAGATGCCGAAAAAAATCAAATTACTGTTGGTAGAAAAGAGGAACTTTTGGGTAAAGAATTTTTGGTACAAGATATTTCGTGGACTGTTTCGCAACCTAACAAATCGCCAATAATCGCAGATGTAAGAATACGATACAAGCATAAAGAATCAAAAGCAAAAATATTTTTGCAAAAAAATAATACTGCAAAAATTGTATTTTACAAACCGCAACTCTCAATCACACCAGGTCAGTCTGCTGTATTTTACAAAAAAGATATTGTATTAGGTGGCGGGATAATAAAAGCAGTGATTAGTGATTAG